The proteins below are encoded in one region of Scyliorhinus torazame isolate Kashiwa2021f chromosome 8, sScyTor2.1, whole genome shotgun sequence:
- the npepl1 gene encoding probable aminopeptidase NPEPL1: MAGVELRYGAASGQSEPPSRPLLIVGQLGHLQKLRWEEVSGKLLPQVTEEAWQMALGALNPNPTDNCPLYLTYASVAALPSRLSRHNSPSAATFLTRLVRSCLPGGVNRCIMMVCERSEVFASGCAIARAFPLFSRRSSASRRTDKRVVTVEFLLVGQNNGPIEEATLECLASAADGIRLAARIVDTPCNEMNTDTFLEEIKMVGNALGIVPTIIRGEELKDQGFGGIYGVGKAAVSPPALAVLSHSPEGATQTIAWVGKGIVYDTGGLSIKGKTTMPGMKRDCGGAAAILGAFKAAVKQGFKDNLHAVFCLAENAVGPSATRPDDIHQMYSGKTVEINNTDAEGRLVLADGVAYASKDLGADIILDMATLTGAQGICTGKHHAAVLCNTEEWEVACVKAGRSSGDLTHPLVYCPELHFSEFTSAVADMKNSVADRDNAQSSCAGLFIGAHIGFDWPGVWVHVDIASPVHSGERATGFGVAFLLALFGRASKDTMLNLVSPLGAGTDHTATSEGDGNSSKRRRLV; encoded by the exons GCTTGGCAGATGGCACTGGGTGCCCTGAACCCCAACCCCACTGACAACTGCCCTCTGTACTTGACATATGCCTCAGTTGCTGCCCTGCCCTCTCGACTCAGTCGCCACAACAGCCCATCGGCAGCGACATTCCTCACCCGCCTCGTGCGAAGCTGTCTGCCTGGAGGAGTCAATCGCTGCATTATG ATGGTTTGTGAACGCTCTGAGGTTTTTGCTTCTGGCTGTGCGATTGCAAGGGCCTTCCCACTCTTCTCCCGCCGATCCAGCGCCTCGAGGCGCACGGACAAACGCGTGGTTACAGTGGAGTTCCTGCTGGTTGGACAGAACAATGGCCCAATTGAAGAAGCAACACTGGAG TGTCTAGCGAGTGCTGCTGACGGAATTCGCCTGGCAGCTCGAATCGTGGACACACCCTGCAATGAAATGAACACTGATACTTTTCTCGAG GAAATAAAAATGGTTGGAAATGCACTGGGAATTGTTCCAACCATCATCCGGGGTGAGGAGCTGAAGGATCAAGGATTTGGCG GTATATATGGTGTTGGGAAGGCAGCAGTTTCTCCACCTGCACTTGCAGTTCTCAGTCATTCACCAGAGGGTGCTACACAGACTATCGCCTGGGTCGGCAAAGGCATTGTGTATGATACAGGAGGCCTGAGCATTAAAGGGAAG ACCACCATGCCAGGAATGAAGAGAGATTGTGGAGGGGCAGCTGCTATTCTTGGAGCTTTCAAGGCTGCTGTGAAACAA GGTTTTAAGGACAATTTGCATGCTGTATTCTGCCTGGCTGAAAATGCTGTTGGACCCAGCGCGACCAGACCAGACGATATTCATCAAATGTACTCTGGAAA GACAGTTGAGATTAATAATACTGATGCTGAGGGTCGCTTGGTGCTGGCGGATGGAGTAGCTTATGcatctaaagatctgggggcagacaTCATCCTTGATATGGCTACACTAACTGGAGCACAG GGTATATGTACTGGGAAACACCATGCTGCTGTCCTGTGCAACACTGAAGAGTGGGAGGTGGCCTGTGTTAAAGCTGGCCGAAGTAGCGGGGACCTCACCCATCCTCTTGTTTACTGCCCTGAACTACACTTCAGTGAATTCACCTCTGCCGTGGCTGACATGAAGAATTCTGTTGCT gaTCGTGACAACGCTCAGAGTTCCTGTGCAGGTCTCTTTATCGGTGCCCACATTGGATTTGATTGGCCTGGAGTATGGGTCCATGTGGACATTGCTTCGCCTGTACACTCA GGGGAGCGAGCGACTGGCTTTGGCGTGGCTTTCCTGCTGGCCTTGTTTGGTCGTGCCTCAAAAGACACCATGCTGAACCTGGTGTCTCCACTTGGTGCTGGCACAGACCACACTGCGACAAGCGAGGGTGATGGGAACTCGTCCAAACGTAGGAGGTTGGTGTAA